One genomic window of Inquilinus sp. KBS0705 includes the following:
- the gldH gene encoding gliding motility lipoprotein GldH, producing MQRLKIVLGVFIALVLFTAQGCTDPLSVYDQNQEVVNHNWSYVNRIKFDVKIEDETIPYNIYFNLRVAGTYKYSNIFALFFRSNPGAKTQVTRFEFKLANADGEWLGSGSGNLYSYQLPLLTQYKFPKKGTYHFELEQNMRDNPLRDVTDVGLRVEKVK from the coding sequence ATGCAGCGTTTAAAAATTGTTTTAGGTGTATTTATAGCCCTTGTGCTTTTTACGGCACAAGGTTGCACCGACCCCTTATCGGTATACGACCAAAACCAGGAAGTGGTTAATCACAACTGGTCCTATGTAAACCGTATTAAGTTTGATGTAAAAATAGAAGATGAAACCATCCCCTATAATATTTACTTTAATTTAAGGGTGGCCGGTACGTATAAGTATTCTAATATATTCGCGCTGTTTTTTAGGAGTAATCCGGGCGCTAAGACGCAAGTTACCCGCTTCGAGTTTAAACTGGCAAACGCCGATGGCGAATGGCTGGGCAGCGGAAGCGGCAACTTATACAGTTACCAATTGCCTTTGCTCACCCAATATAAGTTCCCTAAAAAAGGTACCTACCATTTTGAGTTAGAGCAAAACATGCGCGACAACCCCTTGCGCGATGTTACCGATGTTGGCTTAAGAGTAGAAAAGGTTAAATAA
- the ruvX gene encoding Holliday junction resolvase RuvX, whose product MRVMAFDYGTKRIGIAVTDPMQIIATGLDTIHPLKIIDYLKKYLQTEQVERFIVGEPKQMDNTPSQSAIHVKGFVNLLKKTFPDIPVEMLDERFTSKMASAAIAQSGMGKKARQNKELVDTISAVILLQSWMGKTV is encoded by the coding sequence ATGAGGGTAATGGCTTTTGACTATGGCACCAAGCGCATCGGCATTGCCGTTACCGACCCTATGCAAATCATCGCTACCGGGTTAGATACCATACATCCGCTAAAAATCATCGATTACCTGAAAAAATACCTGCAAACCGAACAGGTGGAGCGTTTTATAGTGGGCGAACCGAAACAAATGGATAATACCCCCTCGCAATCGGCCATACATGTAAAGGGCTTCGTTAATTTGCTAAAAAAGACCTTCCCCGATATCCCTGTGGAAATGTTAGACGAACGCTTTACTTCAAAAATGGCATCGGCCGCCATAGCCCAAAGCGGAATGGGCAAAAAAGCCAGGCAAAATAAAGAGTTGGTAGATACTATATCGGCCGTGATATTACTGCAAAGTTGGATGGGGAAAACGGTCTGA
- a CDS encoding GxxExxY protein, which translates to MKDIVNPSYSHSKITGKIIGCAIKVHSALGNGFQEVIYQRSLAIEMQKQGLGFARELEMTIFYDGVDVGTRRVDFLVEDKIMVELKAVVKLEDVHLAQGLNYLEAYKLATGLLINFGAKSLEFKRITNEYKLRNQSTVSSNH; encoded by the coding sequence ATGAAAGATATTGTTAACCCCTCTTATTCACATTCAAAGATTACAGGCAAAATAATTGGCTGTGCGATTAAAGTGCATAGTGCGCTGGGAAACGGATTTCAGGAAGTAATATATCAGCGTTCGCTGGCGATTGAAATGCAGAAACAGGGCTTGGGCTTTGCCAGAGAATTGGAAATGACAATTTTTTATGATGGTGTTGATGTTGGAACCAGGCGGGTAGACTTTTTGGTTGAGGATAAGATCATGGTTGAACTAAAAGCTGTCGTAAAGTTGGAAGATGTTCATCTTGCCCAGGGTCTTAACTACTTAGAAGCATATAAATTAGCAACGGGTTTACTGATAAATTTTGGTGCAAAAAGTTTGGAGTTTAAGCGTATTACTAACGAGTATAAGCTCAGAAATCAATCAACGGTATCATCCAATCATTAA
- a CDS encoding O-methyltransferase gives MEILDSNLQNYLDAHTDAEPEGLQKINRDTYLKVLKPNMLSGHYQGRVLSMLSKMMQPKLILEIGTFTGYSAICLAEGLVEGGILHTIEVNAEMEEMLNSHFKLTNVEKKIKLHIGPADSVIADFEGDNFDLVFIDADKRNNLTYFELVLDKVRPGGLIIIDNVLWKGKVYDGNGNDADTESFRKLNEHITVNKQVEKLILPVRDGLLLIRKK, from the coding sequence ATGGAGATTTTAGATTCAAACCTGCAGAACTACCTTGATGCGCATACTGACGCGGAGCCCGAAGGCTTGCAAAAAATAAACCGCGACACCTATTTAAAGGTACTTAAGCCCAATATGCTAAGTGGCCATTACCAGGGGCGCGTTTTGAGCATGCTGAGCAAAATGATGCAACCCAAACTTATTTTAGAGATAGGCACGTTTACCGGCTACTCGGCTATTTGCCTTGCCGAAGGCCTGGTTGAAGGCGGCATTTTGCATACTATTGAAGTGAACGCAGAAATGGAAGAAATGCTGAATTCACATTTTAAACTGACAAATGTGGAAAAAAAAATCAAGCTGCATATCGGCCCTGCTGATAGTGTAATAGCTGATTTTGAGGGGGATAACTTCGATTTAGTGTTTATTGATGCGGATAAAAGAAATAATTTGACGTACTTTGAGTTAGTATTAGACAAAGTAAGGCCCGGTGGGTTAATAATAATTGATAATGTTTTGTGGAAGGGGAAGGTATATGATGGCAACGGAAATGACGCCGATACCGAAAGTTTCCGCAAACTAAATGAGCACATAACTGTTAACAAGCAGGTCGAAAAGCTAATTCTGCCTGTCCGCGACGGACTATTGCTCATCAGAAAAAAGTAA
- a CDS encoding hemagglutinin, with amino-acid sequence MKKLLTATLLLVFALVATTTAVSAQSASQSYIEKFKDNAIRIMHETGVPASIVLGVAMHESGSGKSAIAQGLNNQFGVKGGGRVVYYRHNKKVTSAYKRYDSVLDSFKDFARIMTERKQFSHLNDKLSQYDYKGWALGIQRNGYASSRKWASQVLGIIRKYNLNELDSTPDSTQTQKEILADNNQ; translated from the coding sequence ATGAAGAAACTCTTAACTGCTACTCTACTGTTAGTATTTGCACTTGTTGCAACAACCACAGCCGTATCGGCACAAAGCGCTTCACAATCCTACATCGAGAAGTTCAAAGATAATGCCATTCGTATAATGCACGAGACCGGGGTGCCCGCAAGCATCGTTTTAGGTGTAGCCATGCACGAATCGGGCAGCGGTAAAAGCGCCATAGCACAAGGATTGAACAATCAGTTTGGTGTAAAAGGCGGAGGACGTGTAGTTTATTACAGACACAATAAAAAAGTAACCTCGGCATACAAACGCTACGACTCGGTTTTAGACTCATTTAAAGACTTCGCCCGCATCATGACAGAGCGTAAACAGTTTAGCCACCTTAATGATAAACTTTCGCAATACGATTACAAAGGCTGGGCGCTGGGCATACAGCGTAATGGTTATGCAAGCAGCCGTAAATGGGCATCGCAAGTGTTAGGCATCATTCGCAAGTACAATTTGAATGAACTGGATTCTACCCCCGACTCTACCCAAACACAAAAGGAGATTTTAGCCGATAACAATCAATAA
- a CDS encoding LysM peptidoglycan-binding domain-containing protein, with translation MRKIYILLVSCIIFTSCSAHKSTISRRQAHKNNVSIQKANRKAIANYKSYTSLEYIERFKAIAIQEMNTYGIPASITLAQGLFESGSGNSDLAKVANNHFGIKCGSNWTGQAYYKDDDNDNDCFRVYSNPEDSFRDHSTFLKKKNYARLFELDKDDYKGWAYGLKACGYATNPKYPQLLLNIIDKYDLTQYDRGEGEVQKIKREDRVLSQINDNIGKPASDSITQTPPDDKIYTVKQGDTLYNISKRFGITVDELKALNNMSDNGLKIGQKLVVVK, from the coding sequence ATGCGCAAAATTTACATACTGCTTGTTTCCTGCATTATATTTACGTCGTGTTCGGCGCATAAAAGCACCATTAGCCGTCGCCAGGCGCATAAAAACAACGTAAGCATACAAAAAGCCAACCGCAAGGCCATTGCAAATTACAAATCGTACACCTCCCTTGAATATATAGAGCGCTTTAAGGCCATTGCCATACAGGAAATGAACACTTATGGCATACCTGCCAGTATTACCCTTGCACAGGGCTTGTTTGAATCCGGCTCGGGTAACAGCGATCTGGCCAAGGTGGCCAATAACCATTTCGGAATTAAATGCGGTAGCAACTGGACAGGGCAGGCTTACTATAAAGATGATGATAACGATAACGATTGCTTTAGGGTATACAGCAACCCCGAAGACTCGTTTCGCGACCACTCTACCTTTTTAAAGAAAAAGAACTACGCCCGCTTGTTTGAGCTGGATAAAGACGACTATAAAGGCTGGGCCTACGGCTTAAAAGCCTGCGGCTATGCCACTAACCCCAAATACCCGCAGCTGCTGCTAAATATTATTGATAAGTACGACCTTACCCAGTATGACCGCGGCGAAGGCGAAGTGCAAAAGATAAAGCGCGAAGACAGGGTGCTATCGCAGATAAACGATAATATTGGCAAGCCGGCAAGCGACTCGATAACCCAAACCCCGCCCGACGACAAAATTTATACCGTAAAACAGGGCGATACACTATACAACATTTCAAAACGTTTTGGTATCACAGTAGACGAATTAAAGGCGCTGAACAACATGAGCGATAATGGTTTAAAAATTGGCCAAAAGCTGGTTGTAGTTAAATAG
- a CDS encoding DUF3078 domain-containing protein, giving the protein MLKTGTCLFFLVSLAFSLSVNAQTTDTVKKDTVKIDTGLLNNMRLLPKKNAIPVAVTPLQIQQELIPVTMLDYKMIYWKKSIVFGLNFSQSAFSSNYSAGGVTAVALGTNFIYHTEYNKAPFSYVSELNLTYGVSKNKGQGKRKTNDRIYFDNKLASQLSKHWYFFGALTFESQFDKGFNYVYTDPATGIVSNTPVLISNFMSPGYLTESIGFEYKPTTYFDLRLGTGTARQTFVLDKNIIRYQPDNYGVDSLHTIKNDLAFQVVALFDKDIMKNIHLNTRYALFIPYGQSLQYITHRVDMILSARVNKLINVTINGTMLYDKNTARDVQATEGLALGVLYKFP; this is encoded by the coding sequence ATGTTAAAAACGGGTACTTGTTTGTTTTTTTTAGTATCGCTTGCATTTAGCCTATCGGTAAATGCACAAACTACCGATACTGTAAAAAAAGATACTGTTAAAATTGATACCGGCCTGCTCAATAACATGAGGCTGTTGCCCAAAAAGAACGCTATACCGGTAGCGGTTACCCCCCTGCAAATACAACAAGAGCTGATACCGGTAACCATGCTTGATTATAAAATGATCTATTGGAAAAAGAGCATCGTATTCGGGCTTAATTTTAGCCAGTCGGCATTTAGCAGCAACTACAGTGCGGGTGGTGTTACGGCGGTAGCCCTGGGTACCAACTTTATTTACCATACCGAGTATAACAAGGCCCCCTTTAGTTATGTATCCGAACTTAACCTAACCTATGGGGTATCAAAAAACAAAGGCCAGGGCAAGCGTAAAACCAACGACCGTATTTATTTTGATAACAAGCTGGCATCACAACTATCCAAACACTGGTACTTTTTCGGCGCGTTAACCTTCGAGTCGCAGTTTGACAAGGGTTTTAACTATGTCTATACCGACCCGGCAACTGGTATAGTATCAAACACGCCGGTATTGATCTCTAATTTCATGTCGCCGGGTTATTTAACCGAGTCGATAGGTTTTGAATACAAGCCCACCACCTACTTCGATCTGCGTTTAGGTACAGGTACCGCCAGGCAAACATTTGTTTTAGATAAAAACATCATCAGGTACCAGCCCGATAATTATGGCGTAGACTCCTTACACACTATTAAAAACGATCTGGCTTTCCAGGTAGTGGCGTTGTTTGATAAGGATATCATGAAAAACATCCATTTAAACACCCGCTACGCATTGTTTATCCCCTATGGCCAATCGTTGCAGTATATTACCCACCGTGTAGATATGATATTATCTGCACGTGTAAATAAACTGATCAACGTAACTATTAACGGCACCATGCTGTACGATAAGAACACCGCCCGCGATGTTCAGGCTACCGAAGGCTTGGCGCTGGGGGTGTTGTATAAGTTCCCGTAA
- a CDS encoding carbohydrate binding family 9 domain-containing protein → MRIFTTVLLSFVTLSALAQAPKRIIAVKTNTPPKIDGVLDDKAWENVPIATDFVELQPTAGLHEKNENRTEVKFIYDNDAIYISARMYESDPSQIAREFATRDNVGTADFIGVIFDTYKDGINGSGFFVTTTNGQFDAKYAPNPNGNIEDPTWNAVWTSQAKIDAQGWTAEMRIPYSALRFAKKDIQTWGMNLIRKRVNEQKQLWWNEVDPKKNGLINQEGELSGLQKLEPPVRLAFYPYFSTYVNHYPYNTAGVANTTTSVNGGMDVKYGINESFTLDLTLIPDFGQVQSDNKILNLTPFEVKYNENRSFFTEGTELFNKGNLFYSRRVGGSPIDYSNAYAGLKPGESVIKNPTETKLINAFKFSGRTAKGLGIGVFNGITNTAYATIEDSIGNRRQVQTSPLTNYNIIVLDQNLKNNSAVTFINTNVYRFGKDYNADVGGFVFNLNNKKNTYNLSGFGFLSNKFYQAASQTPTQTGYSYEVSGGKTSGNFTWNVVQDLASDKYDANDLGYYTNANYIDNQLNLQYAEYKPKWIFTQWGIWTNTYYSVRYQPSSYQAFNQNFGGFANFKNNWYANINGHVRLNSNDFYESRTAGLVFKRPETFILNWNLRTSQAKQLWGGFWLGNQWANRYNGTGTDLELFYTYRVSNRFSFGSDVTISPRNNSVGFATITTDGTASVFGLRDVRTVDNIFNVKYTFSNVMGLNLRLRHYWSKVNYKQFFSLRKDGSLIAPTTDDFDHDVNQNYNIWNIDMIYVWQFSPGSEISLAWKQSAQSYNNIAAHDYYYNLKDTYNQPQNNNFSVKVLYYIDYQSLRKKKK, encoded by the coding sequence ATGAGAATTTTTACTACCGTTTTATTATCCTTTGTTACCCTATCGGCCCTTGCCCAGGCACCAAAACGTATTATTGCCGTTAAAACCAATACCCCGCCAAAAATTGATGGCGTATTGGATGATAAGGCCTGGGAGAATGTGCCCATAGCTACCGATTTTGTTGAACTACAACCCACCGCCGGTCTGCACGAAAAAAATGAGAACCGCACCGAGGTGAAGTTTATATACGATAACGATGCTATTTACATATCGGCCCGAATGTACGAAAGCGACCCCAGCCAAATTGCCCGCGAGTTTGCTACCCGCGACAACGTAGGCACCGCCGATTTTATAGGGGTGATTTTTGATACTTACAAGGATGGTATAAATGGCTCGGGCTTTTTTGTGACCACAACCAATGGCCAGTTTGACGCCAAGTATGCGCCTAACCCCAACGGCAACATTGAAGACCCAACCTGGAACGCCGTTTGGACCAGCCAGGCTAAGATAGACGCGCAAGGTTGGACCGCCGAAATGCGTATACCTTACTCGGCACTGCGCTTTGCCAAAAAGGATATTCAAACCTGGGGCATGAATCTGATACGCAAGCGCGTAAACGAGCAAAAGCAATTATGGTGGAACGAGGTTGACCCTAAAAAGAATGGCCTTATAAACCAGGAAGGCGAGCTAAGCGGCTTACAAAAACTGGAGCCACCCGTGCGCCTTGCGTTTTATCCTTACTTTTCTACCTATGTAAACCATTACCCATACAATACGGCGGGTGTGGCTAATACCACTACATCGGTTAACGGTGGGATGGATGTAAAATACGGCATCAACGAAAGCTTTACTTTAGACCTTACCCTGATACCCGATTTTGGGCAGGTACAATCTGATAATAAGATATTGAACCTTACCCCGTTTGAGGTAAAATACAACGAAAACCGGTCGTTTTTTACCGAGGGTACCGAATTGTTTAACAAAGGCAATTTATTTTATTCGCGCAGGGTGGGCGGCTCGCCAATTGATTATAGTAATGCCTACGCAGGGCTTAAACCGGGCGAATCGGTTATAAAAAACCCTACCGAAACTAAACTGATAAACGCCTTTAAGTTTAGCGGCCGTACGGCAAAAGGCCTGGGTATAGGCGTATTTAACGGCATTACCAACACCGCGTATGCCACCATTGAGGATAGCATTGGCAACAGGCGGCAGGTACAAACCAGCCCGTTAACCAACTACAACATCATTGTGTTGGATCAAAACTTAAAAAACAACTCGGCGGTTACGTTTATTAATACGAATGTTTACCGCTTTGGTAAAGATTATAATGCCGATGTGGGCGGGTTTGTATTTAACCTTAATAACAAAAAGAACACTTACAACCTGTCGGGTTTTGGTTTTTTAAGTAACAAGTTTTACCAAGCCGCCAGCCAAACGCCTACACAAACCGGCTACAGTTATGAAGTTAGCGGAGGTAAAACATCCGGCAACTTTACCTGGAACGTGGTACAGGACCTTGCCAGCGATAAATATGACGCTAACGACCTTGGCTATTACACCAATGCTAATTACATAGATAACCAGCTTAACCTGCAGTATGCCGAATACAAACCCAAATGGATATTTACCCAATGGGGCATCTGGACCAATACTTATTATTCAGTAAGGTACCAGCCATCGTCATACCAGGCCTTTAACCAAAACTTTGGGGGCTTTGCCAACTTTAAAAATAACTGGTATGCCAATATTAACGGACATGTGCGTTTAAACAGCAACGATTTTTATGAATCACGCACAGCCGGCCTTGTTTTTAAACGCCCGGAAACCTTTATACTAAACTGGAACCTGCGCACCAGCCAGGCTAAACAGCTTTGGGGCGGCTTTTGGCTGGGCAACCAATGGGCTAACCGATATAACGGCACCGGAACTGACCTGGAGTTGTTTTACACCTACCGCGTAAGCAACCGCTTCTCTTTCGGCAGCGATGTTACCATTAGCCCGCGTAACAACAGCGTTGGCTTTGCCACTATTACTACCGATGGTACTGCCTCTGTTTTTGGTTTGCGCGATGTGCGCACTGTCGACAATATCTTTAATGTAAAATATACCTTTAGTAATGTAATGGGGCTTAATTTAAGGCTTAGGCACTATTGGTCTAAAGTGAATTATAAACAATTCTTTTCGCTGCGTAAGGATGGATCCCTTATAGCCCCTACAACTGATGATTTTGACCACGATGTTAACCAAAACTACAACATCTGGAATATTGATATGATATACGTTTGGCAGTTCTCTCCGGGTAGCGAGATCAGTTTGGCCTGGAAACAGTCGGCACAGTCATACAACAACATAGCCGCGCACGATTATTACTATAATTTAAAAGACACGTATAACCAGCCGCAAAACAATAACTTTTCGGTTAAAGTACTGTACTATATCGATTATCAAAGCTTGCGTAAAAAGAAGAAATAA
- a CDS encoding signal recognition particle protein has product MFENLSDKLDRAFKVLKGQGSITEINVAETMKEIRKALLDADVNYKTAKSFTDDVRQKAIGQNVLTAVSPGQLLTKLMNDELTALMGGITADLELKASPTIILIAGLNGAGKTTFTGKLANYLKTQKGKKPLLVADDIYRPAAIDQLQVLGQQIGVPVYANLESKDPVAIALEGIAQAKREGNNVVIIDTAGRLAIDEAMMVEIEQVKKATTPHEILFVVDSMTGQDAVNTAKVFNDRLDFTGVVLTKLDGDTRGGAALSIKSVVNKPIKFIGTGEKMEALDVFHPDRMASRILGMGDVVSLVERAQQQFDEKEAAELQKKIRKNKFDFNDFYGQIQQIKKMGNMKDLMGMIPGVGKMMKDVEVSDDAFKSIEAIIQSMTPKEKENPDLINPSRRNRIAKGSGTDLQEVNRLMKQFDDMRKVMKQMSNPAAMANMMRRMPK; this is encoded by the coding sequence ATGTTTGAAAATCTTTCGGATAAGCTCGACAGAGCGTTTAAAGTACTAAAAGGCCAGGGATCGATCACTGAAATTAACGTGGCCGAAACCATGAAGGAGATACGCAAAGCGCTCCTGGATGCCGACGTAAACTATAAAACAGCAAAAAGCTTTACAGATGATGTAAGGCAAAAAGCAATAGGCCAAAATGTGTTAACCGCCGTTTCGCCGGGTCAGTTATTAACCAAGCTGATGAACGACGAGCTTACAGCCCTTATGGGCGGCATCACAGCCGACCTGGAACTAAAGGCATCGCCTACCATCATTTTAATTGCGGGCCTAAATGGTGCCGGTAAAACCACCTTTACGGGCAAGCTGGCCAATTACCTAAAAACACAAAAGGGCAAAAAGCCATTATTGGTTGCCGATGATATTTACCGCCCCGCGGCTATTGACCAATTGCAGGTACTGGGCCAGCAAATAGGCGTGCCGGTTTATGCCAACCTGGAATCGAAAGACCCGGTAGCTATTGCCCTTGAAGGTATTGCACAAGCCAAGCGCGAGGGCAACAACGTGGTAATTATTGATACCGCCGGCCGTTTAGCTATTGACGAAGCCATGATGGTGGAGATTGAGCAGGTAAAAAAAGCCACTACCCCGCACGAAATTTTATTTGTGGTAGATAGCATGACCGGCCAGGATGCCGTAAACACCGCCAAGGTGTTTAACGACCGCCTTGACTTTACCGGTGTGGTGTTAACCAAGCTGGATGGCGACACCCGTGGTGGTGCCGCGCTGTCTATCAAATCGGTTGTAAACAAGCCTATTAAATTTATTGGTACCGGCGAGAAGATGGAAGCGTTGGACGTTTTCCACCCGGATCGTATGGCATCGCGTATTTTGGGCATGGGCGATGTGGTATCGTTAGTAGAGCGCGCGCAACAACAATTTGACGAGAAAGAAGCCGCCGAACTGCAAAAGAAGATACGTAAGAACAAATTCGACTTTAACGATTTTTACGGGCAAATACAGCAGATCAAAAAAATGGGTAACATGAAAGATCTGATGGGGATGATACCAGGCGTTGGTAAAATGATGAAGGATGTAGAAGTGAGCGATGATGCCTTTAAATCGATAGAGGCCATTATACAAAGCATGACGCCGAAGGAAAAGGAAAACCCCGACCTGATAAACCCAAGCCGCCGTAACCGCATAGCCAAAGGCTCGGGAACCGATTTGCAGGAAGTTAACCGCCTGATGAAACAGTTTGACGATATGCGCAAGGTGATGAAACAAATGAGCAACCCAGCAGCCATGGCCAACATGATGCGCAGGATGCCTAAGTAA
- a CDS encoding energy transducer TonB translates to MKILLLAFTLMVAAKLDAQTISVVKNDGSLKEVYNVLKTDTAIREGEYTRLVGGRALSPIVAGYYHNNLKDSLWQYFYSNVLIGEGHYKNGEKVGIWTGYTRGFERLKYDFSKDSLITYIPAKLDSTLLFRPITTNSAVSLDRWPIYINGMATFTLLLMKNARYPALALEANKQGEVILTFTINEHGTAGNYRIKNKIGYGIDDEVLRVMKQLDGAWVPGTVKGKPVAVECEMPFLFEINPPANVVHRPNQIVVTAISR, encoded by the coding sequence ATGAAAATACTGCTACTTGCGTTTACCCTAATGGTAGCCGCTAAACTGGATGCCCAGACTATATCGGTGGTGAAAAATGATGGTAGCCTAAAAGAGGTTTATAATGTGTTAAAAACAGATACGGCTATTCGGGAAGGTGAATATACCCGGCTTGTTGGCGGGCGCGCGTTGTCTCCAATTGTTGCAGGCTATTATCACAATAACTTAAAAGACAGCCTGTGGCAATACTTTTATAGCAATGTTTTAATAGGCGAGGGACATTATAAGAACGGAGAGAAAGTAGGCATTTGGACGGGATACACCCGCGGTTTCGAACGATTAAAATACGATTTCAGCAAAGATTCGTTAATTACATACATCCCGGCTAAGCTTGACTCCACATTGTTATTTAGGCCCATTACAACAAATAGCGCGGTAAGCTTAGACAGGTGGCCTATATATATAAACGGGATGGCCACGTTTACCCTTTTATTGATGAAAAACGCCCGCTATCCCGCACTTGCGCTTGAAGCTAATAAACAAGGCGAAGTAATACTAACCTTTACAATTAATGAACATGGTACAGCAGGAAACTATCGAATCAAAAATAAAATAGGCTATGGAATTGATGACGAGGTGCTAAGGGTAATGAAGCAGTTGGACGGAGCGTGGGTACCGGGAACGGTAAAGGGTAAGCCGGTGGCTGTAGAATGCGAAATGCCTTTTTTGTTTGAGATTAATCCGCCTGCAAATGTAGTTCACAGGCCGAACCAAATTGTTGTAACCGCAATAAGCCGATAA
- a CDS encoding M1 family metallopeptidase: MRKSFLILTVLAFTQFAKAQQPGAVIDVQHYKFAITLNDADNNIKGTAGITLKFLKSTNKFTFDLAKKNAAGKGMLITSLKENGKPLHFVQDSDKVEISAIGKVNTTHTYVIKYEGIPSDGLIISTNKHGHRTFFGDNWPNRGHNWLPLADHPADKASVEFIVTAPAHYQVIANGLKTEEKALPKKQKLTHWKETARLPTKVMVIGVADFAIDRPGTPNGIPVYTYVFPEDKAVGFKNYAVATKVIPFYSEKIDPFAYKKLANVQSKTIFGGMENAGAIFYYENSVLGQGIEPLMAHEIAHQYFGDAVSEKDWPHVWLSEGFATYMTNCYMESRYGVDTLKAAERADRKTALSFEKQYKAPVVDTAYKGALMNILSANPYQKGGWVLHMLRRKIGDGAFWKGISTYYKKYSGANANTDDFRVAMEQASGQDLKVFFKQWLRTAGHPDLDINWKYNPATSSVDIQVEQQQDALFTFPLEISVNGKVYKSDISQKTTAIAIASTTAQNTVLVDPNVNLFASYIVNGEKK; the protein is encoded by the coding sequence ATGCGTAAATCCTTCCTTATCCTTACCGTGCTTGCATTTACACAATTTGCAAAGGCCCAGCAGCCGGGCGCTGTTATTGATGTGCAGCACTATAAGTTTGCCATTACCCTTAACGATGCCGATAACAACATAAAAGGCACCGCCGGCATAACCCTAAAGTTTTTAAAATCAACCAATAAGTTTACATTCGACCTGGCTAAAAAGAACGCGGCCGGTAAAGGCATGCTAATTACCTCGTTAAAAGAGAACGGCAAGCCACTGCATTTTGTGCAGGATAGCGATAAGGTAGAGATAAGCGCCATCGGTAAGGTAAACACCACGCATACCTATGTGATAAAATACGAAGGCATCCCGTCGGACGGGTTGATCATATCGACTAACAAGCACGGGCACCGTACCTTTTTTGGCGATAACTGGCCCAATCGCGGCCACAACTGGCTGCCCCTGGCCGACCACCCTGCCGACAAAGCTTCGGTAGAGTTTATAGTGACTGCCCCGGCCCACTACCAGGTAATAGCCAACGGCTTAAAAACAGAGGAGAAGGCTTTGCCCAAAAAACAAAAATTAACCCACTGGAAAGAAACCGCCCGGCTGCCTACCAAAGTAATGGTAATAGGCGTTGCCGATTTTGCCATAGACCGCCCCGGCACGCCCAACGGCATCCCTGTTTATACGTATGTATTCCCAGAAGATAAGGCAGTAGGCTTTAAGAACTATGCCGTAGCCACTAAAGTAATTCCCTTTTACTCAGAAAAGATAGATCCGTTTGCTTATAAAAAACTGGCGAATGTACAGTCGAAAACCATATTTGGCGGCATGGAGAACGCCGGGGCTATTTTTTATTATGAAAACTCGGTTTTAGGCCAGGGAATTGAGCCCCTTATGGCGCATGAGATAGCCCACCAGTATTTTGGCGACGCGGTTAGCGAAAAGGACTGGCCGCATGTATGGCTTAGCGAAGGTTTTGCCACCTACATGACCAATTGCTACATGGAGAGCCGTTATGGTGTTGATACGCTAAAGGCGGCCGAAAGGGCCGATAGAAAAACGGCGCTAAGCTTTGAGAAGCAATACAAGGCCCCGGTGGTTGACACCGCATACAAGGGCGCGCTAATGAATATATTAAGCGCAAACCCCTACCAAAAAGGGGGCTGGGTGCTGCACATGCTTCGCCGTAAAATTGGCGATGGGGCTTTTTGGAAAGGGATAAGCACCTATTACAAAAAATACAGCGGTGCCAATGCCAATACCGACGATTTTAGGGTAGCCATGGAACAAGCCAGCGGACAGGATCTGAAAGTGTTTTTTAAACAATGGCTGCGCACCGCCGGGCACCCGGATTTGGATATCAACTGGAAATATAACCCGGCCACCAGCAGCGTTGATATACAGGTAGAACAACAACAGGATGCGTTGTTTACCTTCCCGCTGGAGATAAGCGTAAACGGCAAGGTGTACAAATCAGACATCAGCCAAAAAACTACCGCCATTGCAATAGCCTCAACCACGGCCCAAAACACCGTTTTGGTTGACCCTAATGTTAATTTATTTGCCAGCTATATAGTAAACGGGGAGAAAAAGTAA